Part of the Arvicanthis niloticus isolate mArvNil1 chromosome 2, mArvNil1.pat.X, whole genome shotgun sequence genome, CATGTATCCCAGGGTGATCTTGAATTCCCTTGaacttcttaattattttttggcAATTTCATGCTTGTGTCTTGTATTGGATTGCATCCCTACTTCTTATTactctcatttcctctctctccagTTCTCCAGTTGAAACCTATTTTctcaatatattaatattaatagtcttttgtgtgtgtgtgtgtgtgtctccgtgAGTTTAAAGGTTTTAGATAAATTTTTAGTATGTGCTCGTGTGGGTCTGCTTGTCACCTAATGAACATTGAGGTCAAAGCACaggttttaaaaatcaattctctttattcactttttttgtaaggttcagggattgaactcagatcaatTGGCTTGCCTGacctactgagccatgtctctggcCTCTCTTAAGTTTAAGTAGGGTTACTTGCATGAGCACGGGTAGGTGATTATTTACTGGAGCATGGACAAGTTTATCTTTGGCTATACCACTGACTGACTTTTTCAGCTTGTGCTCTTTTGccatctcccaagtgcttagaGTACAGATCTATGCCACTACTCCTGGTTTATGCAGGGCTGGAAATTGGACCCAGAGCTTTATGTGTGCTAGGCAGATCTACCAGATGAGTTACAATTCCAGCCCTAACAGCTGTATTTTTGTTAGAAAAATTCTGAGTTgactaaaggttttttttttcttttgttttgttttgtttttaggatgaGAAAGCATTTGTAACTATGTATTGACTACAGTTTTCTTACTACTGAATTTCTCACTGGAATCATGGAAGAGAAACAGCAAATCATATTGACCAATCAAGATGGAGGGACAGTAACAGGAGCAGCACCTACCTTCTTTGTCATCCTAAAACAGCCAGGAAATGGCAAAAATGATCAAGGAATTTTGGTTACTAATAGAGATGCTCGTGCTTTGTTGAGTAAGGAGTCATCACCAGGAAAATCTAAAGAGAAAATTTGCCTTCCGGCTGATTGTACTGTGGGAAAAATCACTGTTACCCTTGATAACAATAGTATGTGGAATGAGTTCCATAATCGAAGCACAGAGATGATTCTGACCAAACAGGGAAGACGTATGTTTCCTTATTGTCGATATTGGATAACAGGCTTAGATTCAAATTTAAAGTATATCCTTGTAATGGACATATCTCCCGTGGATAGTCACCGGTATAAGTGGAATGGTCGTTGGTGGGAACCCAGTGGGAAGGCTGAACCCCATATTTTGGGGAGAGTTTTCATTCATCCAGAATCTCCTTCTACAGGTCATTATTGGATGCATCAACCAGTATCTTTCTATAAACTCAAACTTACCAACAATACACTGGACCAGGAAGGACATATTATCTTGCACTCTATGCATCGTTACCTGCCAAGGCTTCATTTGGTGCCTGCAGAAAAGGCTACAGAAGTGATACAGTTAAATGGCCCTGGTGTTCATACTTTTACTTTCCCCCAGACTGAATTCTTTGCAGTAACAGCTTATCAAAACATTCAGATTACCCAGTTGAAAATAGATTACAATCCATTTGCCAAAGGCTTTCGGGATGATGGGTTgagcagtaagcctcagagagaTGGAAAACAAAGGAATAGCTCTGATCAAGAAGGGAATAGTGTTTCTAGTTCTCCTGGTCACCGTGTTCGTCTTACAGAAGGTGAGGGGTCAGAGATTCATTCAGGTGATTTTGATCCGGTGTTAAGGGGTCATGAAACATCAAGCCTAGGTTTAGAGAAGGCTCCCCATAATGCAAAACAAGACTTTCTTGGATTTGTGAATACTGATTCGACACATGAAGTTCCTCAGTTGAAACATGAGATTTCTGAAAGGTAAgtcatattttttaaacatttatttagtgtgtgtgcatgtttgtaggTCAAATGGCAGCTTTACAGAATCGATGTGGCTCTGGGACATCAAATTCTGCACCCCAAACTCAGGATCCTTCTATTTCTTCCTAgccactgggattacagatatacaCCCAGTGGTTCTCgagctctttctctctcccactccagatttattttatgtatatgagtacactgtagctgtctttggacacaccagaagagtgtattggatcctattacagatggttgtgagccaccatgtggttgtgagGAATtataactcaggacctctgaaaagagcagtgagtgttcttaaccactaagtcatctctccagtccaggttgactctctttattttttattattattattattattattattttttgcttctttttattttctctctctatttctctctctctctcttttcttttcttttcttttcttttcttttcttttcttttctttgagaggATCTCACtatcttggctggcctggaacttgatttgtataTAGACAAGCTGGCTTGgaactgacagagatctgcctgcctctacttctacTTCttgaatgctgtttttttttttttttttgttttgttttgttttttttttttttttggtttgtttgtttgttttggttttttgagacagggtttctctgtatagccctggctgtcctggaactcactctgtagaccaggctggccttgaactcagaaatccgcctgcctctgcctcccaagtgctgggattaaaggcatgcgccaccactgcccggcgaatgctggtattaaagatgtgcgccaccatgcttgacttaaagatttttatttatttttttaatgtgaatgcatgtatatctgtatattatacatgtgtgtTGCCACCTGTTAAGGCCAGGAGAGGATagatcccctgaactggagtCATATATATTTTCAAGCAACATGatgtgggttctctggaagagcagcaagggcttgtaaccactgaaccatttctctaaccacccatgtcttttttttttttaactttttaaagacagggtttctctgtgtagccgtagCTGTCCTCataactcattctgtagaccagcctggcctggaaaGTCACAGAtacctacctgcttctgcctcctaagtactgagattGAAAACGTGTGCCATTACCACTACCCAGCCcagactcatttaaaaaaaaaacacatttgtcTCTTACCACCCCTTTATTTAActactaaacaaataaaaaggactTTAAAGCATTTATTAGAAAATTCTCTGGTGAagattgtagctcagtggtagaatgcctATTTAGCATGTTCAGAGTTTGAGTAATAGATAGTATTGACCTTCTTTCTAAAAAAGGTCTATAAGATTTATATAGGTGTATAAAGTATAAAGGTGTATACTTCTGAAATTGATGAAATTCCTTGTTGccctatttttttctgtatgagATTTGCATCCCTGTGTTCAGGATATCCATGCTGTGTATGGTATCTGCCCACTAGTCACTTAGTATCCCTGTCAAATAAGAGAGGGCATTGTAGAAGTATTTTAGTTGTTGCATTTGGTTAGTCTTTATATATTATTCTCATACTATTGGCACAGTATCTATGTTATTTACCTCATGTATATCATAGGCATTTTGTTCTTCATCACAAGAAAGGTGAGTTTGgcataataaaatacttttagagAATGGGATAATTCATTCACCTTTATTATAGTCTATTGTTATAATTCTActgtatagtttttgtttttaacctattATCATGCTTAATTTAAGAACATATAGATATTGCAAACACTTCTTGTGGATAATTTAACTGTATTTTAGGACTTTAGATGCATCTCtttggtagagtgcctgccttcCATAGACCATGAGGAAGATTTATTTCCAATACCACATAAAAACTGCTCATGGTagcatgtttgtaatcccagcacttgaggaaggaagaaaggaaggaaggaaggaaaaaaatattagaagtGCAATTATAATAAACTTACTAATTTACTTATTTCTGTACCTTGGCTAACCACCAGGCAACTGAAAATGAGGAAAGTAAAATTGAGGACAAGGGGCCTTAGTATATCTTGTTTCAACCATGTATGAtacattataattcattttttaaaaacaacttttagtgTTAGGCCTACAGGTTTgagcctattaaaaaaaaaaggttgtccTTATTTCAGAAACTGGCCCCAGGCCACCTTTTTTGATAGTAATCAGGAGATTCCAATCTCCCTTAGATTCACTTAACTTGCTAAACTCATTCACAGAACTCAGGAAATGTTCTACAAGATCTCCTGTTGGCTTTGCTCTCCCCAGAGGCTAAACTGACTCAAGAGTACTGATTCTCTAACCCAGTGCTCATCTTTTTGGTAGCCTCGCTGACATTGAAGCTATCTGTTGGGGGGGGAAGGGGACGCTGGCGGACACTATGAAGTCAACTCTAGCATAAACTAAAGTGTAAGCAGTATGCTCATGAAATACTTTGGTTAGGAAATACTTTGATAATTATCAGAAAATTTCAAGTATTTAAGAAGCTCTGTGCCATAAACTTGAAACAAAGACtagattatttatatataagtacatatacacacatacctttttctttctgtttttaaaaaaacgtttattttatgtgtatggacactttgtgtgcatgcatgtccaCGTGCCATGAGTATGCTTGGTGTTATGAATCacctgaatctggagttacaaacaggtgtgagctactgtgtgggtgctagaaattgaaacTGGGTCCTgtagagaagccagtgctcttaactgataatGAGCCATTTTTACAgcccctgtttttgttttttaaagacagggtcttatgtgtagtcctggctttcaAGTCAGTAGGTCCACCTgactgggattaaaagtacacACATCTGACCTATTTTTATTGAGATAGAATTTTGTTAGCTTAGTGGAGGCTGGTTtggtgcctggtacccatggaggccagaagagagcatttgaactggagttacagaaggttgtgagctggaatgtaggtgctgggaatcaaacatgggTACTCTATAAGTAAATAGCTGGTGctttttaactactgagtcatcttttcTGGTCAAATTCTCTGCCCCCGTCCCCCTCTGtcattccctctttttttttttttttaagttactctCCTTTCTTGGCCACCTTTCCATTCCTTCCTTTTGATACTGATTTTCTCCCACtatataggcttttttttttttttggctgggtaGCACCAAGTTAAATGTATTACCAAAGAGCTATAGCCCCTGCTATTTTAGGGACTTGtttagatttgttcctttttcttctgaaaaaaaaaaaaaaaatctacagtgaTTGgagttgtttccttgatttctttttcagcacATTTGAAGATAGAAAATCTACTGATTCAAactgggtatggtagcacatatctttaatttcagcatttatgaggaagaggcaggctggtctatgtgaagccagcctggtctatacagtgagttctaggacagctagaactacatagtgagaacttatagggtgagggtgggggtgggggtgggggacaggggataataactaaataaaaagtcTATTGATCTTTGTAACATGTTTATGTTTGTTTCATACTCTGCAAATAGGGATAATTTGACtctgttctttattatttttgtcccttttatttctttcttgtcttgttATTCTGTCTGAGACTTCAAGCACTATCTTGGACAAGAATGGAGTAGACACTTGTCTAATTTTTGATTTTAGAggaaatgttttgctttttttctcatttagcaCAGGTAAATTGTATGTTGCTTTATGATGTTGAGGTGTTACTTCTACTTCTAGTTTCTGTAGGTCTTTTTATGAATagatgtttgttttggtttttgagatgggctttctctatgtatccctggctgtcctagaagtcacactgtagaccaggctggccttgaactcctagagatccacctgtccctgcctcccagtACTTGGGATCATATCTGGTGATATTGaactttttattgagaatttttgaatCTTTGTACATCAGGGAAATTGGTTTAGTTTCCTGTTTTTGTTATatctttttctggttttgttattttgttaatcTAGATAGGACTAGATTTGTAGACTGCCTTTAATAGCACTAGTtacttccctttctgttttccgGAACACTTTGAagcactttggtttttctttacaAGTTTGCTAGAAATCCACAGGTGCTATGTTAGTCTTATCTTCCTTGTTACTTTTTATATGGCTTCAGTTTTTTTGCTCACTATAGATCTGTTGGAGTTGGGCTATCCTCTTGTAATTTTATAAGGCTGTATATATCTAGGAATTTACctttctagattttccaattttcataatattctctaattttatgatttcattgctaCCAATTATAATGttcctttttcatctttaattttattagtttgaattttctttatgGTTAGTAAGCAAAcggtttattaattttttttaaattcttttcatcCCCATATCATTAATTGCTCCCcgatctttattattatttttttttcatctactgaattgggggtttgtttttttttttttttttttttttttaaagaccttgaGGCCTGTCCTTATTGAattctattctgttttgttttatgacgGGTCTCTACATAgcactggaactcactgtatagagtAGGGTggctagaactcacagagatccaccttactctctgctggaattaaaggcatgcaccatgtcctgtttgaattttttttttttttttggagacagggtttctctgtgtagccctggctgtcatggaactctgtctgagttattattattattgttatttttggtttttcgatttttcgagacagggtttctctgtatagccctggctgtcctggaactcactctgtagaccaggctggcctcaaactcagaaatctaccttcctctgcctcccaagtgctgggattaaaggtgtgtgccaccactgcccggctgaattattattttttaactaatAAACACTTGTAacaataaagtttctttttagaACTTTATTGTATCCCAAAGATTTTGATAaggtgtgttttcatttttatttgattctgtgaatttaaaaagtttcctttttttttttctttttttttctttagtgacCTTCCTGATCACTGAAAGTTGTATTGCTGATTCTCTTGGTATTTGAATAGTTTCTGTAGATTCCTTTGATATTGCtgcttagttttattttgtttgatataGAAAATATAAGAAGTTAAGCTATGTATATGCTCTAAGATGTGATCTTTTGAGAAAGAATCATGTGTATTTCTGAGCTACTAGGtggaatattcatatatatgttttaaattcaCTTTTTCTGTGGTAGTTTAACTGAAGTTCCttaattgttttgtttggatCACATTTACTGGTGACACTACAGTACTTTAGTTTTTACTCATCATtatgtatgtgggtttatttgtttctgtatATAAATGTTGATTTTATGAAattgcacatatatatatttatttatttacaggtgTTTAACCTTCTTGATTAATATGTTAAATCTagcattctttcttttcctcttcactttttttttctgttttttgagacagtccaggctggcctggaacttaccatgtGGCCCAGGATGGCCTGAAACTCTGGGAGCAATCCTCTTGCATAGGCATCTTGAGTGCTAGGGATTGCAATCCTCTTGCATAGGCATCTTGAGTGCTAGGGATTACAAGTATGAACCACCAAACCTAATTGTTTgggtttctttatttgttttatttaagatgACCAGGTGTggggcacacacttttaattctagtgctctggaggcaaaggcaggcagatctttctctgagttctaggctagtttGGTCTACTAACaggtttcaggtcagccaggaatGCATagtaaagaccctgtctcaaatgaaacAAGAATAGAATATTTAACATGCTGGGTGGCCCAGCATGATGGAGGCATATGATGCTAAGTCTGACACTTAATTTgaatttgagtttgatccccagagcctcACATCTTGAAAGGAAAACCTCACCAGTTGTTCTctaatacatataaacacacacatacatgtaatggattttttttaatgttttaagatgTTCACATGTCATAAAATCTGCTTATTTAAAGTGTATCAGTGGGCAGCATGCTCTGCTAGCATGCACAGAACCTTGGATTCCATTCCCCAGTGCTGCACAAAGCCAGAACTGGTGATGAATGCCTAGGGAGATGAAGGCAAGAGAATCTGAAGTCTAGCTAGGTTCTTCTTCAGCTTTCTGTTATCATCTACATTTTAACCAGAGTGGAAAGTTACTCATTAAAAGTTTTTTGAATAAGTTCTGCAGGAGCAAGTAACTTTTGTTCACATAgttgtttatgtatatttaatatagttGGATTTTATAAAGACAATGCATATTAAGTTAGcaagtttcaaaaaaaattagtgtTTCATCGAGATATATTAGAGTTGGAATtgcattcttttgagacagtacAGTGGATTTGCGTGGCTTAGTACATGAAATTTAATGTAAATTATTGTTTAAAGTAAGCCTAAAAAGGCACAGGATAGATGATACAGTACATGGAAAAGCATCACAGGAAATTTgtacctttgtttgtttgtttgtttcacagaccttttaaaaattgttttattttcacattttatttgtttgtttggttgttggtgtccatgtatatgtgtatgtgtgtgtgtaggtcagaggactaATGGGAGTTgttttttcttccaccatgttggtCTCAGGGATCAGATTTATTCAAGCTATCAGATTTTAACCATAGGTACCAATTTACCACTGAGGCAACTCAGAGGCTGGACCTTAAATTTCTTGTCTTCTTTGTCTTCACTTTGTAAGTGCTAACGTGACCCATATATATACCATTATGTTTGATCTGTGTGGTACTGAGGATTGACCTAGGGCTTTGTACATACTGGGCAAGTACTTTACAGACTGAGGAGCACCCCCAGCCATAACCTAgccttttatttttgaagtttgtggcaaattttttttcccccctcagagtctcactatatagcccataCTGGCATGGATCTTTTTATGAAGACTAGGCAGGCCTCACCTcaggtccacctgtctctgagtgctgggggtaaaagacatgtgccatcaccacTTCCACAAATGCCATAGCTGCTGTGGCAAATTCTTCACATTGAAAACATGTCTTTTTGGAGGGTAAGAagggtgctggaattgaacctaAGACCTTAAACTTATCGGGCAGGcattctactactgagccacacaCTTATTCCTTGAAAGTgagttttttaatttgaaaaattgaaaatgttttgGTAGTAATGTCAGTATGCTGAGAAGGCTACTATAATGAATTGGTTAAGAGGTTAagttttgtattaatttttttttatctgaaataCAGAAAAGAACTAGCAGTTTGAAAGCACATTAATTTATTGTAATTCCTGGTTATGATAgactgcttgtttgtttgggtttctaGAGACAGAGTTTTTTCtgagtagctctggctgacctggaactctgcatgcagatcaggctggccttgaattttgtgctgggattaaaggcatgcaccaccactgctcaacTGTAATAGACATTTTTTCCATCTTATTGGCATTTGATGATGCATGAATTTTTTAAGAGTTAATTTTTGGTTGGTTTTAGCTGACTTTTAGTATGGAGTTCTGTATATGTGATCGATATCTAAAGGCAAACATACTTTATAAGgtactctgcattttgatttaaTGATAAGGGTAAACTATATtcttttcctatgttttatttatataagtggGGTTAGTTTATGTAGTGGTGGAGATTGGATTTAGGACTTTTGTgttctaggcaagcattctaccagttgaactacattcccagccctgAAACTTTGCTCTTGAATTGTATTTTTTTGTGCGTGTGTGAAACACCAATAAATAGACGATGTTGATAATTTACTTTTGAGCACTTTGTTAAGTTATAGAGAATTTTTAAGTAATGACTCATGAAATCTGATGAATATATTGGTTTTAAGAActgtttttccttccttgagTCTTGTTTATGTCTTGTTCTGTACTTTTTATCTTCTTCTACCTCTCTAGTCATATTGTGAACAGTTTTGAAGATGATTCCCAGATTTCCTCCCCATTAAACCCGAATGGAAACTTTAATGTCGTCATTAAAGAGGAACCTCTAGATGATTATGATTATGAACTTGGTGAATGCCCAGAAGGGATTACAGTGAAACAGGAAGAGTCAGATGAGGAAACGGATGTATACTCAAACAGCGATGACGATCCTATACTAGAGAAACAACTAAAGAGGCACAATAAAGTTGATAATTTGGAAGCTGACCATCCATCTTATAAATGGCTACCAAATAGCCCAGGTGTTGCCAAagctaaaatgtttaaattagatgctgagaaaatgcCAGTAGTTTACCTGGAGCCCTGTGCTGTCACGAAAAAGACAGTGAAAATTTCTGAATTGCCT contains:
- the Mga gene encoding MAX gene-associated protein isoform X13, with protein sequence MEEKQQIILTNQDGGTVTGAAPTFFVILKQPGNGKNDQGILVTNRDARALLSKESSPGKSKEKICLPADCTVGKITVTLDNNSMWNEFHNRSTEMILTKQGRRMFPYCRYWITGLDSNLKYILVMDISPVDSHRYKWNGRWWEPSGKAEPHILGRVFIHPESPSTGHYWMHQPVSFYKLKLTNNTLDQEGHIILHSMHRYLPRLHLVPAEKATEVIQLNGPGVHTFTFPQTEFFAVTAYQNIQITQLKIDYNPFAKGFRDDGLSSKPQRDGKQRNSSDQEGNSVSSSPGHRVRLTEGEGSEIHSGDFDPVLRGHETSSLGLEKAPHNAKQDFLGFVNTDSTHEVPQLKHEISESHIVNSFEDDSQISSPLNPNGNFNVVIKEEPLDDYDYELGECPEGITVKQEESDEETDVYSNSDDDPILEKQLKRHNKVDNLEADHPSYKWLPNSPGVAKAKMFKLDAEKMPVVYLEPCAVTKKTVKISELPDNILSTSRKDKSMLAELEYLPAYIENSDGTGFCLSKDSENSLRKHSSDLKMVQKYTLLKEPHWKYPDIFDNSSTERIHDSSKGSTGDSFSGKEDLGKKRTTMLKMAVPPKTVTASQSASPNAPGKRGRPRKLRLSKGGRPPKNTGKSLTAAKNIPVGPGSTFPDVKPDLEDVDGVLFVSFESKEALDIHAVDGTTEEPSSLQTTTTNDPGCRTRISQLEQELIEDLKSLRHKQVIHPALQEVGLKLNSVDPTMSIDLKYLGVQLPLAPANSFPLWNVTGTNPASPGQGRPMTLPRSRDGEENFIMLLHLGMKVEIQRLH